A region of Chiloscyllium punctatum isolate Juve2018m chromosome 44, sChiPun1.3, whole genome shotgun sequence DNA encodes the following proteins:
- the LOC140466955 gene encoding legumain-like isoform X1, whose product MCKLHTDSCLKWELNPGLLALFWWIPSVSIARMEAVAQCDVPVAILQNQIKAAKDPEETAKLQKELDKLLETRELIRQTVQEIVKLATDSEEQAERIHATKQHLTEKENYYAAVEYFRVECFDWHKQEYEYARHQLSAFVNLCEERVPLTRIKEAIDQVSKKLKK is encoded by the exons atgtgcaaactccacacagacagttgcctgaagtgggaattgaacccaggtctactGGCGCT GTTCTGGTGGATACCCAGTGTGTCAATTGCCAGAATGGAGGCTGTGGCACAGTGTGATGTACCTGTTGCTATCCTTCAGAATCAGATCAAAGCTGCCAAGGACCCTGAGGAGACAGCAAAGCTTCAGAAAGAGTTGGACAAGCTCCTTGAG ACAAGGGAATTGATCCGCCAGACAGTACAGGAGATCGTTAAACTGGCTACAGATTCTGAGGAACAAGCTGAACGTATCCATGCAACTAAACAGCACCTCACGGAGAAGGAAAACTATTATGCTGCAGTGGAATATTTCCGAGTTGAGTGCTTTGACTGGCACAAGCAGGAG TATGAATATGCTCGTCACCAGCTGAGTGCCTTTGTCAATTTGTGCGAAGAGCGGGTCCCACTGACACG